A genomic region of Deltaproteobacteria bacterium contains the following coding sequences:
- a CDS encoding AarF/ABC1/UbiB kinase family protein has translation MSWGAIVPLAVLGLFFGALLSFRPGRRLLVTVSIGLKYLLLRFADLVGLRRLWAAMTGGTYARLTRPGTLRLAFEDLGPTYIKLGQIIASSPGLFTPPYVEEFRSCLDSVRPFSFETVKHILLRELGEKGAQLTVDPKPLASASIAQVHAATFADGRQVVVKVQRPNIEKRVTADVHIMHFGARVAAAVSRDVALANPTGVIEDFGETIREELDFTKEGRNMDEFNRIMVELGHENVRAPEVLWDFTTKHVLTMERFFGYNVDDVESIRAANLDAETMLLTGMRAWFQCVMFYGLFHGDVHAGNLMWLKDGRIGLLDFGIVGRFDDLRRTLVARYVMAMATGQYGDLSRVVVEMGGVKKGVDVDALAADMAKAYGPMREKTFAQLKFSDLLPNILAMARRHGARLPKEFILIIKQVLYFDRYARLLAPDLNIFSDPRVFLSLAEDVQRALALTASKAPPQATAVVEAAPT, from the coding sequence ATGAGCTGGGGCGCGATCGTCCCGCTGGCCGTCCTGGGGCTCTTCTTCGGGGCGCTGCTCTCCTTCCGTCCCGGGAGGCGCCTGCTCGTCACCGTGAGCATCGGCCTGAAGTACCTCCTCCTGCGGTTCGCCGACCTGGTCGGCCTGCGGCGCCTCTGGGCGGCCATGACGGGGGGGACCTACGCGCGGCTCACGCGGCCCGGCACGCTGCGGCTGGCCTTCGAGGACCTCGGGCCGACGTACATCAAGCTCGGGCAGATCATCGCCTCGAGCCCCGGGCTCTTCACCCCCCCCTACGTCGAGGAGTTCCGGAGCTGCCTCGATTCGGTGCGACCGTTCTCCTTCGAGACAGTGAAGCACATCCTCCTGCGCGAGCTGGGCGAGAAGGGCGCTCAGCTCACGGTGGACCCGAAGCCCCTCGCCTCCGCGTCGATCGCGCAGGTCCACGCCGCGACCTTCGCCGACGGACGGCAGGTGGTGGTGAAGGTTCAGCGCCCGAACATCGAGAAGCGCGTCACCGCCGACGTGCACATCATGCACTTCGGGGCGCGCGTGGCGGCGGCCGTGAGCCGCGACGTGGCGCTGGCCAACCCCACCGGCGTGATCGAGGACTTCGGCGAGACCATCCGCGAGGAGCTCGACTTCACGAAAGAGGGGCGCAACATGGACGAGTTCAACCGCATCATGGTCGAGCTCGGGCACGAGAACGTGCGCGCCCCCGAGGTGCTGTGGGACTTCACCACCAAGCACGTGCTCACCATGGAGCGCTTCTTCGGCTACAACGTCGACGACGTGGAGTCGATCCGCGCCGCGAACCTGGACGCGGAGACGATGCTCCTCACGGGGATGCGCGCCTGGTTCCAGTGCGTGATGTTCTACGGCCTCTTTCACGGGGACGTGCACGCCGGGAACCTGATGTGGTTGAAGGACGGGCGCATCGGGCTGCTCGACTTCGGCATCGTGGGGCGCTTCGACGACCTGCGGCGCACTCTCGTCGCGCGCTACGTGATGGCCATGGCCACCGGGCAGTACGGCGACCTCTCGCGCGTGGTGGTGGAGATGGGCGGGGTGAAGAAGGGGGTCGACGTGGACGCGCTGGCGGCGGACATGGCGAAGGCCTACGGCCCGATGCGCGAGAAGACCTTCGCGCAGCTCAAGTTCAGCGACCTCCTGCCCAACATCCTGGCCATGGCGCGGCGGCACGGCGCGCGGCTGCCGAAGGAGTTCATCCTGATCATCAAGCAGGTGCTCTACTTCGACCGCTACGCGCGGCTCCTCGCCCCCGACCTGAATATCTTCTCCGACCCGCGGGTCTTCCTGAGCCTGGCCGAGGACGTCCAGCGCGCGCTCGCCCTGACCGCGTCGAAGGCCCCGCCACAAGCCACCGCGGTCGTCGAGGCGGCGCCGACGTAG
- a CDS encoding Fic family protein, with amino-acid sequence MAKTRASGRKLRGEGFWAFVPDPLPPAFTWTAGLVRALSDADRAVGRLAGEGGRLPNPHLLIRPFLRREAVLSSRIEGTQATLGELLAAEAGAGVERSPADLREVANYVVALEHGLERLKVLPLSLRLIREVHGRLMEGVRGNPSRPGEFRRIQNWIGPPGCTLSNASYVPPPVPEMKACLGALEKFLHERTMPPLAQIGLAHYQFEAIHPFLDGNGRVGRLLITLFLVEREVLPAPLLYLSAFFEATRQDYYGYLRGVSNRGEWQPWLEYFLNGVARQAEDALDRSRQINDLLSEWRRAVAGAASRASTQLVDLLAANPYCTVKRVAARLGVAFTTAQRAVDRLEVLSILSRTSEAKRDRVYVAPAILSILEEPARLQPR; translated from the coding sequence ATGGCCAAGACGCGGGCTTCGGGGAGGAAGCTTAGGGGCGAGGGCTTCTGGGCCTTCGTCCCCGACCCGTTACCGCCCGCATTCACGTGGACGGCAGGGCTCGTGCGAGCGCTGTCTGATGCCGACCGAGCGGTAGGGAGGCTCGCCGGAGAGGGAGGGCGCCTCCCCAACCCGCATCTGCTGATTCGCCCCTTCCTTCGCCGCGAAGCGGTGCTCTCCAGCAGGATCGAGGGGACCCAGGCTACTCTCGGTGAGTTGCTGGCCGCCGAGGCTGGGGCCGGCGTCGAGCGGAGCCCGGCTGACCTGCGCGAGGTAGCAAATTACGTCGTTGCCCTCGAACACGGGTTGGAGCGGTTGAAGGTGCTGCCGCTGTCCCTGAGACTCATTCGAGAGGTCCACGGACGCCTCATGGAAGGCGTCCGTGGGAACCCGTCCAGGCCGGGTGAGTTCCGTCGCATCCAGAACTGGATCGGTCCGCCGGGCTGTACGCTTTCCAACGCCTCCTATGTCCCGCCGCCGGTCCCCGAGATGAAGGCCTGCCTCGGGGCGCTGGAGAAGTTCCTCCACGAGCGGACCATGCCCCCGCTGGCGCAGATTGGGCTAGCCCACTATCAGTTCGAGGCCATTCATCCCTTCCTCGACGGCAATGGGCGTGTGGGGCGTCTGCTGATCACCCTCTTTCTCGTCGAGCGCGAGGTTCTGCCGGCGCCGCTCCTGTACCTGAGCGCCTTCTTCGAGGCGACCCGCCAAGACTATTACGGCTATCTGCGCGGCGTGAGCAACCGAGGGGAATGGCAACCCTGGCTCGAATACTTCCTGAACGGAGTGGCCCGTCAGGCGGAGGACGCCCTCGACCGCTCCAGGCAGATCAACGATCTCCTCTCGGAATGGCGCAGGGCGGTCGCCGGCGCGGCCTCGAGGGCCTCAACCCAGCTCGTCGACCTGCTCGCCGCGAATCCCTACTGTACCGTGAAGCGGGTAGCCGCACGGCTGGGCGTCGCCTTCACCACGGCCCAGAGGGCAGTGGACCGGCTCGAGGTACTGTCGATCCTCTCCAGGACCTCGGAGGCGAAGCGAGATCGGGTCTACGTGGCGCCCGCAATTCTCAGCATCCTGGAGGAGCCCGCGCGGCTCCAGCCGCGGTAG